In the genome of Achromobacter sp. MFA1 R4, the window GAAAACCCGGCCACGTTGCAACTGGTGCTGCAAAGCGGCTGCACCGGCGTCATCGAACGCCCCATCCGGCCCTTCGGTCTCCTGACCCAGCTCCTGCTGGCGCGCACCGCCTGGCGTCAGCAGGCCGCCACGCTGGCCCACGTGCGCAAGCTGGAAGACCGTTACGCCGCCGTCAGCAAGGTCGCCACCGCGAAAACCCTGCTGATCGCCCGCGAGGGCATTACCGAACACGAAGCGCACCGCCGTATCCAGGGCCGCGCCATGGCCACGCGCTCCTCGCTGGAAGACGTGGCGCAAACCATCATCAACGAACTCTCCTGATCCCATGTCCGCCTTCTCCTTCCAGACCGTCGCCCACATCCTTGTTGAACCTGGCCTGGCCCGCCGCTTGGGCGCCCCGCTGCGCGAACGTCATGCCGGCGCGCGAGCCGTGCTGGTAACGGACGCCTTCTTGCACCGCAGCGGCGCGCTGGCGCCGGCGCTGGACAGCCTGGCCGACCACGGCTGGCAAACCCTGGTCATCGACGATGTCGTCGCCGACCCGCCCGAATCCGTGGTCCAGGCCGCCGCCGAGCGCGCGCGACAGTTCAATGCCGACGTGGTCATCGGCTTTGGCGGCGGTTCGTCGATGGACGTGGCCAAGCTGGTGGCCGTGCTGTGCAAGAGCGAGCAGCCCCTGTCGGCCATGTACGGCATCAATCAGGTCACCGGCTCGCGCCTGCCGCTGATCCAGGTGCCGACCACGGCCGGCACCGGCTCGGAAGTCACGCCCATTTCCATCGTGACCACGGGCGCCACCACCAAAAGCGGCGTGGTCGCGCCGCAGTTGTACGCCGATGCGGCCTTCCTGGATGCCGAACTGACCGTCGGCCTGCCGTCTTCAGCCACCGCCGCCACCGGCGTGGACGCCATGGTGCATGCCATCGAGGCCTATACCAGCAAGCGCCTGAAGAATCCCCTGTCCGATCATCTGGCCATCCTGGCGCTGAAGCTGCTTTCCGCCAACCTGCTCACGGTCTGCCGCGACGGCGCCAATATGCAGGCCCGTTCGGACATGCTGCTGGGCGCCATGCTGGCGGGCCAGGCCTTCGCCAATGCCCCCGTGGGCGGCGTTCATGCCTTGGCCTATCCGATCGGCGGCATTTTCCATGTGCCGCACGGGTTGTCGAACGCGCTGGTGCTGCCCGCCGTGCTGCACTTCAACGCGCAGGCGGCGGCGCCCCTCTACGCAGAGCTGGGACAGGCCGTGGGCCTGCCGCCCGCCGCCGACGCGGCAGCAGGCGCGGCCGCCTTCATCGCCTTTCTGGAAGACCTGATCCGTCAGGCCGAACTGCCACTGGGCCTGCGCGCCGTCGGCATCGGCGAGGCGGATCTGCCCGGCTTGGCCAGCGCCGCCATGGCCCAGCAGCGCCTGCTGATGAACAATCCGCTGCCGATAGACGAAGCCCAGGCCCTGGAGATCTATCGCGCTGCCTACTGAAGCCGGTCACCCCATCGGCAGCCCGGCGTGTCTCCAGCCTTCGATTCCCCCGGCCAGGTAGAACGCCTCCACCCCGCGCGCCCGCAGCGCCAGTGCGACGCTCTGGCTGACTTCATGGCCATGGACGCAGTAGACGATGGCGGGCTGGCCGCGGGCGATGTCGTGCTGCCATTGCCCGGCCAAGGCAGGATCGCGCCATGGCGCGCCGGGGATCTTGTCCTGCGCGTTGTCGAAGACCGCGCGCCGCCGCACGTCGATGATGGGGGTGTCCGCCTGCCCTGCCGCCTCTGACGGCGACACGCCCAGCGGCGCGCTGGCGGTCTCGATGAGCCGCGCATACTCGGGAGCGATGGTTTCCCAACGAACTTGCGCCAGGCAGGCGTCCACGTAGGTGCTGGCCTGGCCGTCGAAGCCGTCCTGAAATGCTGCGCGGTCTGACATCTCCAGCGCCAGCAGGATCGTGGCGCCGGCCGGCAGTTGGGCGAGGTCGTCCGTCCAATGATTGATCAGCCTGGCCTCGCGCCCGGACCACGACAGGGTCGCCCACCCTGCCCCTTCCCATTTTGATAAGGCCAACGCCGTGAAATCCGCGCGCCAGCCGTCCACCGATCCGAAATCCCGCTCCAGGGCCACCGACAGCCCGCCTTGGGGAATGACGCCATCGCCGCCGAGGTAATTCCTGGTGGCGTCGCTGCGCAGCGGCGTGCCGCGCCGACCGGGAACCTGTACCGGATCCCGCGCCTGTGGTTTGGTCAACGTATTCATGATGACGCTCCTGGGAGGGTTGCGTGGGCGCGGCGGTGCGGGCTCACAGCACAAGTTTCACTACCAGTCCAATGGCAGCGCATGCCCCGATGACTTCGATAACGCCGCGCTTGAACTTGAACAGCGCGATGGCCGCGGCCAGGGCGATCAGCGCCGAGCCCAGGTCGAAGCGCCCTGCCAGGCCGTCGGGCCACAGGACGTGGTAGCCGAAGAACACCGCCAGGTTGAGGATGACGCCCACCACGGCGGCAGTGATGGCCGTGAGCGGCGCGGTGAACTTCAGGTCTTCCTTGGTCGCTTCAACCAGCGGGCCGCCAGCCAGAACGAACAGGAACGACGGCAGGAAGGTGAACCAGGTGACGACAGTGGCAGCCAGCGCGCCGGCCAGGAACAAGGCATCGGGGCCCATGAGCGCCTGGGCGTAGCCGCCGACAAAGCCCACGAAGGCGACCACCATGATGAGCGGCCCGGGCGTGGTTTCTCCCAACGCCAGTCCGTCGATCATCTGAATCGGCGTCAGCCAGGCATACGTGTCGACCGCGCCCTGATAGATATAGGGAAGCACGGCATACGCGCCGCCGAAAGTCAGGAAGGCCGCTTTCGTGAAGAACCAGCCCATCTGTGTGTAGGCGCCCTGCCAGCCATACGTGGCCGTCAGCAAGGCCATGGGCACGGCCCAGAGCAAGGCCCCTGTCGCCAGAATGGCCGCCAGGCGTGTCCAGCGAAAGCGGGCGTGCGCGGGCGTGGGCGTGTCGTCGTCAACCAGCGCGGGACCGAACCCCCGGCCGCCGGCGCCGTGACGCACGCCAGTCCGAAAATGGTCAGGCCAGCGCTTGCCTGCGATGAAGCCGATCAGCGCGGCGGCCGCGACGATCAGCGGAAACGGCACATGCAATGCAAAGATCGCCACGAAGGCGGCGCCCGCGATGCTCCACAGCACCGGGCTCTTGAGCGCGCGCGACCCGATGCGGTGCGCCGCATGCAGGACGATCGCGGTGACTGCCGGCTTGATGCCGTAGAAGATCCCGGCGATGACGGGGACGTCGCCGTGGGCCACGTAGACCCAGGACAAGCCGATCAGGATGAACAGCGAAGGCAGCACGAACAGCGCGCCGGCGACAATGCCGCCCCAGGTGCGGTGCAGCAGCCAGCCGATGTAGGTCGCCAGTTGCTGGGCTTCCGGCCCGGGCAGCAGCATGCAGTAGTTCAGCGCATGCAGAAAGCGGCGTTCGCTGATCCAGCGGCGGCGCTCCACCAGTTCGGTGTGCATGATGGCGATCTGACCGGCTGGTCCGCCAAAGCTGATGAAGCCCAGCTTCAGCCAGAACCAGAAGGCCTGGGCAAAGCTGACGGGCTGCGGTGTTTCCGCGGGCGCGCCGGCGGGCGTGACCGGTGCTGCCAGGGTGTCCTGCGTGCGGGTATTCATGTTGCGGCCTCTTTTCCAAAGCTGGCCGCCAAACCGTCGAAAACACCGCAGGCCAGGGCAAGCAACTGATCGTCGTCGGGGATGGTGTCGCGCAGCCCGGCCAGGACTTGCTCGACCCCCGCCGCCTCGGCGGGTTGGACGCCACCGACATCCAGGTAGTGCACGATGGCGCCCAGGCGTTCGAGCGCGGGGTTGTGCAAGCCAAACGCCGCCAACAGCGTCTCAAACGTCACCAGCGCGCCCACGTGCGAAAACATTGCGCCATCGAAGTCGAAACCCAGCGCATCGCGGGGACAATCGGCCGGTGATGAGAGCCAGAGGATGCGGGCTTCTGGATCGATATGCCGGCGGATCAGCCAGGCGCTGGCCAACCGGTCCACCCAAGGGCGGGCGCGGGTGGC includes:
- a CDS encoding ANTAR domain-containing response regulator → MTAPPTRPGRSITALRELNGLRVLVLHPQDAESRLLMSHLKRIGCVPTQQWPLPEKLGADADVVVLPIEEDQRDAIQKLADGLNELSPPLVGIVEYENPATLQLVLQSGCTGVIERPIRPFGLLTQLLLARTAWRQQAATLAHVRKLEDRYAAVSKVATAKTLLIAREGITEHEAHRRIQGRAMATRSSLEDVAQTIINELS
- a CDS encoding iron-containing alcohol dehydrogenase, whose amino-acid sequence is MSAFSFQTVAHILVEPGLARRLGAPLRERHAGARAVLVTDAFLHRSGALAPALDSLADHGWQTLVIDDVVADPPESVVQAAAERARQFNADVVIGFGGGSSMDVAKLVAVLCKSEQPLSAMYGINQVTGSRLPLIQVPTTAGTGSEVTPISIVTTGATTKSGVVAPQLYADAAFLDAELTVGLPSSATAATGVDAMVHAIEAYTSKRLKNPLSDHLAILALKLLSANLLTVCRDGANMQARSDMLLGAMLAGQAFANAPVGGVHALAYPIGGIFHVPHGLSNALVLPAVLHFNAQAAAPLYAELGQAVGLPPAADAAAGAAAFIAFLEDLIRQAELPLGLRAVGIGEADLPGLASAAMAQQRLLMNNPLPIDEAQALEIYRAAY
- a CDS encoding Fe-Mn family superoxide dismutase codes for the protein MNTLTKPQARDPVQVPGRRGTPLRSDATRNYLGGDGVIPQGGLSVALERDFGSVDGWRADFTALALSKWEGAGWATLSWSGREARLINHWTDDLAQLPAGATILLALEMSDRAAFQDGFDGQASTYVDACLAQVRWETIAPEYARLIETASAPLGVSPSEAAGQADTPIIDVRRRAVFDNAQDKIPGAPWRDPALAGQWQHDIARGQPAIVYCVHGHEVSQSVALALRARGVEAFYLAGGIEGWRHAGLPMG
- the chrA gene encoding chromate efflux transporter; translation: MNTRTQDTLAAPVTPAGAPAETPQPVSFAQAFWFWLKLGFISFGGPAGQIAIMHTELVERRRWISERRFLHALNYCMLLPGPEAQQLATYIGWLLHRTWGGIVAGALFVLPSLFILIGLSWVYVAHGDVPVIAGIFYGIKPAVTAIVLHAAHRIGSRALKSPVLWSIAGAAFVAIFALHVPFPLIVAAAALIGFIAGKRWPDHFRTGVRHGAGGRGFGPALVDDDTPTPAHARFRWTRLAAILATGALLWAVPMALLTATYGWQGAYTQMGWFFTKAAFLTFGGAYAVLPYIYQGAVDTYAWLTPIQMIDGLALGETTPGPLIMVVAFVGFVGGYAQALMGPDALFLAGALAATVVTWFTFLPSFLFVLAGGPLVEATKEDLKFTAPLTAITAAVVGVILNLAVFFGYHVLWPDGLAGRFDLGSALIALAAAIALFKFKRGVIEVIGACAAIGLVVKLVL